One Halichondria panicea chromosome 3, odHalPani1.1, whole genome shotgun sequence genomic region harbors:
- the LOC135334258 gene encoding trace amine-associated receptor 6-like: MNVSVDNMSSLTCEERRYIGRTTVDFDTEAILRYLLVGYLILLFPFSVCLNGFLIILMATIKSLHQTVYFLALQVVVVDFGLSIFVLPITIANAIAGKWAFDPTFCSLSIFVIHLIRMARYWLMFVFVSDRFASVFFPFSYLQYQKKFVIILSIMAWAISLSFAILPVALDCAMFSRTAFYCTGGNGCTNTNACQSSRLLTITLTNIMGSFVPLVLYIILFLKAKMLQKSIIVPNCDGDDSNHRNNARHNTTFFFLFLALFGVNIIPFFFFIVGNSILSTLSIPPPSQYVITTIIFRSLYNILPLIDAIAIIRNRDFRQAISLFKSKLFG, translated from the coding sequence ATGAATGTCTCTGTAGACAACATGTCTTCCTTGACTTGTGAGGAGAGACGTTATATTGGTAGAACAACTGTGGACTTTGATACAGAGGCCATCTTACGCTACCTTCTCGTGGGATACCTCATACTCCTATTCCCATTTTCAGTATGTCTCAACGGATTTCTCATTATTCTTATGGCAACGATCAAGTCACTACACCAGACTGTGTACTTTCTAGCTCTTCAAGTAGTTGTGGTTGATTTCGGATTATCAATATTTGTACTACCAATCACAATTGCAAATGCAATTGCTGGAAAATGGGCATTTGACCCTACATTTTGTTCACTGTCGATCTTTGTTATCCATTTAATCAGAATGGCACGGTATTGGTTGATGTTTGTATTTGTGAGCGATAGATTTGCCTCGGTATTTTTCCCATTCTCGTATTTACAATACCAAAAAAAGTTTGTGATCATCCTGTCCATAATGGCTTGGGCTATTTCACTCTCTTTTGCTATTTTGCCTGTGGCTCTTGACTGTGCAATGTTTAGCCGTACCGCTTTTTATTGCACTGGTGGCAATGGTTGCACGAACACCAATGCCTGTCAATCTTCCAGACTCTTAACAATCACCTTGACCAATATCATGGGAAGCTTTGTACCACTTGTGCTCTATATAATCCTATTCCTAAAAGCAAAAATGTTACAGAAATCTATTATCGTACCTAATTGTGACGGTGATGATTCAAATCACAGAAACAATGCTCGCCACAATACTACATTCTTTTTCCTTTTTCTCGCACTGTTTGGAGTGAACATAATCCCATTCTTCTTCTTTATAGTTGGAAATTCCATCCTCTCCACCCTTTCGATCCCTCCTCCTTCACAGTATGTCATTACAACCATCATTTTTAGATCGTTGTACAATATTCTGCCGCTAATCGATGCCATCGCCATAATAAGAAACAGAGATTTTCGACAGGCTATCAGTTTATTCAAATCGAAACTTTTTGGTTAG
- the LOC135333606 gene encoding olfactory receptor 13C3-like — protein sequence MNVSVDNMSSLTCEERRYIGRTTVDFDTEAILRYLLVGYLILLFPFSVCLNGFLIILMATIKSLHQTVYFLALQVVVLDFGLSIFVLPITIANAIAGKWTFDPTFCSLSIFVIHLIRMTRYWLMFVFVSDRFASVFFPFSYLQYQKKFVIILSIMAWAISLSFAILPVALDCEVFSRVAFYCTGGNGCTNTNVCQSSRLVTVTLTNIMGSFVPLVLYIILFLKAKMLQKSIIVPNCDGDDSNRRNNARHNTTFFCLFLALFGVNVIPFSFFILGNSILNTLSIPPPSQYVITTIIFRSLYNILPLIDAIAIIRNSDFRQAIRLFKSKLLVKRNRFVTLLRRMDSV from the coding sequence ATGAATGTCTCTGTGGACAACATGTCTTCCTTGACTTGTGAGGAGAGACGTTACATTGGTAGAACAACTGTGGACTTTGATACAGAGGCCATCTTACGCTACCTTCTCGTGGGATACCTCATACTCCTATTCCCATTTTCAGTATGTCTCAACGGATTTCTCATTATTCTCATGGCAACGATCAAGTCACTACACCAGACTGTGTACTTTCTAGCTCTTCAAGTAGTTGTGCTTGATTTCGGATTATCAATATTTGTACTACCAATCACAATTGCAAATGCAATTGCTGGAAAATGGACATTTGACCCTACATTTTGTTCGCTGTCAATCTTTGTTATCCATTTAATCAGAATGACACGGTATTGGTTGATGTTTGTATTTGTGAGCGATCGATTTGCCTCGGTATTTTTCCCATTCTCGTATTTACAATACCAGAAAAAGTTTGTGATCATCCTGTCCATAATGGCTTGGGCTATTTCACTCTCTTTTGCTATTTTGCCTGTGGCTCTTGACTGTGAAGTCTTTAGTCGTGTTGCTTTTTATTGCACTGGTGGCAATGGTTGCACGAACACCAATGTCTGTCAGTCTTCCAGATTAGTAACAGTCACTTTGACAAATATCATGGGAAGCTTTGTACCACTTGTGCTCTATATAATCCTATTCCTGAAAGCAAAAATGTTACAGAAATCTATTATCGTACCCAACTGTGACGGTGATGATTCAAATCGCAGAAACAATGCTCGCCACAATACCACATTCTTTTGCCTTTTTCTCGCATTATTTGGGGTCAACGTAATTCCATTCTCCTTCTTTATACTTGGAAATTCCATCCTCAACACCCTTTCGATCCCTCCTCCTTCACAGTATGTCATTACAACCATAATTTTTAGATCGTTGTACAATATTCTGCCATTAATTGATGCCATCGCCATAATAAGAAACAGTGATTTTCGACAGGCTATCCGTTTATTCAAATCGAAACTTTTGGTTAAACGAAACAGATTTGTTACTCTGCTAAGAAGAATGGACTCAGTTTAA
- the LOC135332955 gene encoding indolethylamine N-methyltransferase-like: MEDQEVLSYREETNLHFNSKAYLQRFTDPHDLWYHAAILKCWHTFYQEHGKEFDPTKTSMLEFGGGPTVWDLISVTPFVSSITFTDFADTSRTEIQLWKSKNPDGHNWKPYIEYVVRTLEDNNDPNAVNLREQEIRDKIHQLAPCDARADKPLGDNIQEEFDIIHTNLCLEAVCDDKETFYRYLKNVCQYLKPKGCMLIVTACECHSYQCWKGEDNLHALYLESEDLDMACKTAGLTVLKKHIVQDASAVNATSNSKYYQFTVAQKN; encoded by the exons ATGGAGGATCAAGAAGTACTGTCGTACAGAGAGGAGACTAACCTCCACTTCAATAGTAAGGCTTATCTTCAGCGATTCACCGATCCGCATGACCTGTGGTATCATGCTGCAATTCTCAAATGTTGGCACACATTCTATCAGGAGCATGGCAAGGAGTTTGACCCCACAAAAACATCAATGCTTGAATTTGGTGGGGGCCCAACAGTGTGGGATCTGATCAGTGTTACACCATTCGTTAGCAGCATCACCTTCACTGACTTTGCGGACACCAGCAGGACAGAAATACAATTGTGGAAAAGCAAGAATCCTGATG GTCACAACTGGAAACCATATATTGAGTATGTGGTGAGAACACTCGAAGACAATAATGACCCTAATGCTGTTAACCTCCGTGAGCAAGAAATCCGGGACAAGATTCATCAATTGGCCCCCTGTGATGCTAGAGCTGACAAGCCCCTTGGTGATAATATCCAAGAGGAGTTTGACATCATCCACACTAATCTTTGTCTGGAGGCAGTATGTGATGATAAGGAAACTTTCTATCGTTATCTTAAGAATGTGTGTCAATATTTGAAGCCTAAAGGATGTATGCTTATTGTCACTGCCTGTGAATGTCATTCGTACCAATGTTGGAAGGGGGAAGATAATCTGCACGCCCTTTACCTTGAGTCTGAGGACCTTGACATGGCTTGCAAGACAGCTG GTTTGACCGTGCTGAAAAAACACATTGTACAAGATGCTTCTGCAGTCAACGCCACCAGTAACTCGAAGTATTATCAGTTCACTGTTGCCCAAAAGAACTGA